A stretch of Candidatus Sphingomonas phytovorans DNA encodes these proteins:
- a CDS encoding CerR family C-terminal domain-containing protein — MKSEPLLDTAIEQFGRHGFEGASTRQIAKASGAAMSSITYHFGGKEGLYLAAADRIGQGISELQAPVFAAARAAAIESRDQAVEWLLRLIDGFAQMMLRPETETWARFIIREQLDPTEAFERIYRGAMEPLADTFVALLAGIRTDLPDREVRALALLFFGQALVLRAGRASVCRVMGVERIDEDTATLLRARLRANVHCILMEKLV, encoded by the coding sequence GTGAAAAGCGAACCTCTTCTCGATACCGCGATCGAACAATTCGGCCGTCATGGCTTCGAAGGGGCAAGCACGCGCCAGATAGCCAAGGCGTCGGGTGCGGCGATGTCCTCGATCACCTATCATTTCGGCGGCAAGGAGGGCCTGTACCTCGCCGCCGCGGACCGGATCGGCCAGGGCATATCGGAACTCCAGGCGCCGGTGTTCGCTGCTGCCCGGGCGGCGGCGATCGAATCGCGCGATCAGGCGGTGGAGTGGTTGCTCCGCCTGATCGACGGCTTCGCCCAGATGATGCTGCGCCCGGAAACGGAGACTTGGGCACGCTTCATCATTCGCGAGCAGCTCGATCCGACCGAGGCGTTCGAGCGCATCTATCGCGGCGCGATGGAGCCGCTGGCCGACACTTTCGTCGCCCTCCTGGCGGGTATCCGCACCGATCTCCCCGATCGCGAGGTCCGCGCCCTCGCGCTGCTGTTCTTCGGCCAGGCGCTGGTATTGCGTGCCGGTCGTGCCTCGGTCTGCCGGGTGATGGGCGTCGAGCGGATCGATGAGGACACCGCCACCTTGCTGCGCGCCCGATTGCGCGCGAACGTGCACTGCATCCTGATGGAGAAGCTGGTATGA
- a CDS encoding efflux transporter outer membrane subunit, which produces MPRFPAVLLAGAALAGCTVGPDYKRPSVPSGVGWTEPGTPGAVDLAWWDRFGDAQLSALVARAIGNSPDLAEAEARLAEARANRRAVAGTRLPSVTANGSATENVLSRNGQLPIGEIPGFQREFRLFDGGFDASWEIDLWGRHVRQGEAAAAREEAALFARRDVMLSLIAEVARNYLDLRTAQANAATARATADADADLARLTRLRFGAGEASRLDAETAEGAARASAAAVPDAEANATAAAYRIATLVGSTPEEVGATLRMPAPLPISPDEILVGVRSDLLERRPDVRQAERELAAATADIGVATADLFPRFSLLGGIGQQARNPGDLFSADSMRLQVGPSVSWPIFSGGTIRAQIRAADARGQGAAARYEKAVLGALSDSETAINRFLNARIGAQEAAAALVRERSAFALSEQRVASGEDDRLALARARKSLLVAERRSSDAAAGKAQAAVALFKALGGGWS; this is translated from the coding sequence ATGCCTCGTTTCCCTGCCGTACTGCTCGCGGGCGCCGCGCTGGCCGGCTGCACCGTCGGGCCCGACTATAAACGGCCTTCGGTACCGTCGGGTGTGGGCTGGACTGAGCCCGGCACGCCTGGCGCGGTCGACCTAGCCTGGTGGGACCGCTTCGGCGACGCACAGCTTTCGGCGCTGGTCGCGCGCGCGATCGGGAACAGTCCCGACCTCGCCGAAGCCGAGGCGCGGCTTGCGGAGGCGCGTGCGAATCGCCGTGCGGTGGCGGGCACGCGCCTGCCCTCGGTGACGGCAAATGGATCGGCGACCGAGAATGTGCTGAGCAGGAATGGGCAACTGCCGATCGGTGAGATTCCCGGTTTCCAGCGCGAGTTCCGCCTGTTCGACGGCGGTTTCGACGCGAGCTGGGAGATCGACCTGTGGGGGCGCCATGTCAGGCAGGGCGAGGCGGCGGCGGCGCGGGAGGAAGCGGCGCTGTTCGCGCGCCGCGACGTGATGCTTTCGCTGATCGCCGAGGTGGCGCGCAACTATCTCGACCTGCGAACCGCGCAGGCCAATGCCGCGACGGCCCGGGCGACCGCTGACGCTGATGCCGATCTCGCGCGGCTCACCCGGTTGCGTTTCGGCGCGGGTGAGGCCTCGCGGCTGGATGCGGAGACTGCGGAGGGCGCGGCGCGCGCAAGCGCCGCCGCCGTGCCGGATGCCGAGGCGAACGCGACGGCGGCGGCGTATCGCATCGCGACGCTCGTCGGTTCGACGCCGGAGGAGGTTGGTGCCACGTTGCGTATGCCAGCGCCGTTGCCGATCAGCCCGGACGAGATATTGGTCGGCGTGCGATCCGACCTGCTTGAGCGTCGCCCTGACGTTCGCCAGGCCGAACGAGAGCTTGCGGCGGCGACGGCGGATATCGGGGTCGCCACGGCCGACTTGTTCCCGCGCTTTAGCTTGTTGGGTGGCATCGGTCAGCAGGCGCGCAATCCAGGCGACCTGTTCTCGGCCGACAGCATGCGGTTGCAGGTCGGGCCGAGCGTCTCCTGGCCGATCTTTTCGGGTGGCACGATCCGCGCGCAGATCCGCGCCGCCGACGCACGCGGGCAGGGCGCGGCAGCGCGTTACGAGAAGGCGGTGCTCGGCGCGCTGTCGGACAGCGAGACGGCGATCAACCGGTTCCTGAATGCGCGAATCGGGGCGCAGGAGGCGGCGGCTGCGCTGGTCCGCGAGCGTTCCGCTTTCGCGCTGTCCGAGCAGCGTGTGGCGAGTGGCGAGGACGACCGGCTCGCGCTGGCACGGGCACGCAAATCGCTCCTCGTCGCTGAGCGGCGGTCGAGTGACGCAGCGGCGGGCAAGGCGCAGGCGGCGGTTGCGCTGTTCAAGGCGCTCGGCGGCGGCTGGAGTTAA
- a CDS encoding ATP-binding cassette domain-containing protein — protein MADAVASAEGLVKRFGAGHPALDGVKLSIVPGRLTGLVGPDGAGKTTLIRILAGLMAPTEGRVELLGGAPVDALGDLGYMPQRFGLYEDLTVIENLTLYARVRDLPEDEHRATFDRLLDFTDLRRFQDRLAGKLSGGMKQKLGLACALVRTPKVLLLDEPSVGVDPVSRRELWSMVGELTGEGIGVLWSTAYLDEAEKCDWVYLLSEGKLLFEGPPADLTGKVKDRVIRVTGFEERRRQFLTHALDRDDVIDGSIQGRSVRLLLARDVAVPDAAAFNAGPKTKVGKAEPRFEDGFIEILGGGPPGTSALAHAYRTIEQTETPAIEARGLTRRFGDFTAAHDIEFEIPRGQIFGLLGPNGAGKSTTFKMLCGLLTPTSGTGSVAGNDLRLARADARASLGYMAQKFSLYGDLSIRQNLDFFAGAYDLDRARARRAIEEMIHIFALGEHIDENAGLLPLGIKQRLALACAVMHQPPVLFLDEPTSGVDPVARREFWTHINGLVEKGVTVLVTTHFMDEAEYCDRVTLIYRSEQIATGTPDALKADAAKIAGVEDPTMEDAFIALIEQSDRNRDTVQAA, from the coding sequence GTGGCTGACGCCGTCGCCAGCGCTGAAGGACTGGTCAAGCGCTTCGGCGCGGGCCATCCGGCGCTCGACGGTGTGAAGCTGTCGATCGTGCCGGGGCGGCTGACCGGACTCGTCGGGCCGGACGGCGCCGGAAAGACGACGCTCATCCGCATCCTTGCCGGACTGATGGCGCCTACCGAAGGCAGGGTCGAGCTGCTCGGAGGGGCGCCGGTCGATGCGCTTGGCGATCTCGGTTACATGCCCCAGCGCTTCGGCCTCTACGAAGACCTGACGGTGATCGAGAACCTGACGCTCTATGCGCGGGTCCGCGACCTGCCCGAGGACGAGCATCGGGCGACCTTTGACCGGTTGCTGGATTTCACCGACCTCAGGCGATTCCAGGACAGGCTGGCAGGCAAGCTGTCGGGCGGCATGAAGCAGAAGCTCGGCCTGGCCTGTGCGCTGGTGCGTACCCCGAAAGTGCTGCTGCTTGATGAACCCAGCGTCGGTGTCGACCCGGTGTCCCGGCGCGAGCTCTGGTCGATGGTTGGTGAACTGACCGGCGAGGGCATCGGTGTGCTCTGGTCGACCGCCTATCTCGACGAGGCTGAGAAATGCGACTGGGTGTATCTGCTCAGCGAAGGAAAGCTGCTGTTCGAGGGCCCGCCGGCCGACCTGACCGGCAAGGTGAAGGACCGGGTGATCCGCGTGACCGGGTTCGAGGAACGGCGGCGTCAGTTCCTGACTCATGCGCTCGATCGCGACGATGTGATCGACGGATCGATCCAGGGGCGGTCGGTTCGGCTTCTGCTCGCCAGGGACGTGGCGGTGCCCGATGCGGCGGCGTTCAATGCGGGGCCGAAGACCAAGGTCGGGAAAGCGGAGCCACGCTTCGAGGACGGCTTTATCGAGATACTGGGCGGTGGGCCGCCGGGGACGAGCGCGCTCGCCCATGCCTATCGCACGATCGAGCAGACCGAGACGCCGGCGATCGAAGCCAGGGGGCTGACCAGGCGCTTCGGCGATTTTACCGCCGCGCACGACATCGAGTTCGAAATCCCGCGCGGGCAGATCTTCGGGCTGCTCGGGCCTAACGGCGCGGGCAAGTCGACTACGTTCAAGATGCTGTGCGGGCTGCTGACGCCGACCAGCGGGACGGGATCGGTCGCGGGGAACGACCTGCGTCTGGCGCGGGCGGATGCGCGTGCCTCGCTTGGCTACATGGCGCAGAAATTCTCGCTTTATGGCGATCTCAGCATCCGGCAGAATCTCGATTTCTTCGCCGGCGCCTATGATCTCGACCGGGCGCGAGCAAGGCGCGCGATCGAGGAGATGATCCACATCTTCGCGCTGGGCGAGCATATCGACGAAAATGCCGGGCTGTTGCCGCTAGGCATCAAGCAGCGGCTCGCCCTGGCCTGCGCGGTGATGCATCAGCCCCCGGTGCTGTTCCTTGACGAGCCGACCTCCGGTGTCGACCCGGTGGCGCGACGGGAGTTCTGGACTCATATCAACGGGCTGGTCGAGAAGGGCGTGACCGTTCTGGTCACCACGCACTTCATGGACGAAGCCGAATATTGCGACCGGGTGACGCTGATCTACCGGTCGGAGCAGATCGCGACCGGCACGCCCGATGCGTTGAAGGCCGATGCAGCGAAGATCGCGGGCGTCGAGGACCCGACGATGGAGGATGCCTTCATCGCGCTGATCGAGCAATCGGATCGCAACCGCGATACGGTGCAAGCGGCATGA
- a CDS encoding ABC transporter permease, which translates to MRRLRAMIVKEIWAVLRDPKARLVLVLPPLIQLFIFTFATTLEVRNVDIGILDRSSGVHSAEIVSRISGSPNFRTIRRLNSPEALEQAVDRQEVIAAVVIDEDFDRAVTAHQPATIGVVLDGRRSNAAQIVSGYLSQIAGSVGADLAPRSQGSGDASGGSVVTNWYNPSLDYIWFTLPSLVAIITSVAGLSITSQTIARERELGTFDQLMVSPLRVHEVLIGKMVPPLLVGLFNGTLYLIVAPLIFGVPFTGSLILFYLSLTAYMLALIGVGMLVSAASATQQQAFLGSFLVTTPLILLSGYASPIDNMPGWLQVVTYANPARYFLVIVQGLFLKAMPAAAVFHQLWPLVIIACVTLSAAAWLFRARME; encoded by the coding sequence ATGCGGCGGCTTCGGGCGATGATCGTCAAGGAGATCTGGGCGGTGCTGCGCGATCCGAAGGCGCGGCTCGTGCTGGTGCTGCCGCCGTTGATCCAGCTTTTCATCTTCACCTTCGCCACCACGCTCGAAGTCCGCAATGTCGATATCGGGATCCTCGACCGCAGCAGCGGCGTGCACAGTGCGGAGATCGTATCGCGCATCTCGGGCAGCCCGAACTTCCGGACGATCCGCCGGCTGAACTCGCCCGAGGCACTGGAGCAGGCGGTCGACCGGCAGGAAGTGATCGCCGCCGTGGTGATCGACGAGGATTTCGACCGGGCGGTGACGGCCCACCAGCCGGCGACGATCGGCGTGGTGCTCGATGGCCGCCGATCGAACGCGGCGCAGATCGTCTCGGGCTATCTCTCGCAGATCGCGGGGAGCGTGGGTGCCGATCTCGCCCCGCGGTCGCAGGGGAGCGGGGATGCCAGCGGTGGCAGCGTCGTGACCAACTGGTACAACCCGTCGCTCGACTATATCTGGTTCACCCTGCCGTCGCTGGTCGCGATCATCACCTCGGTGGCGGGGTTGTCCATAACTTCGCAAACCATTGCGCGAGAGCGGGAGCTTGGCACGTTCGACCAGCTGATGGTCTCGCCGCTCCGCGTGCACGAGGTGCTGATCGGCAAGATGGTTCCGCCACTGCTGGTCGGGCTGTTCAACGGCACGCTCTACCTGATCGTCGCGCCGCTGATATTCGGGGTACCGTTCACCGGGTCGCTGATCCTCTTCTATCTCTCGCTGACCGCGTACATGCTCGCGCTGATCGGGGTGGGGATGCTCGTATCGGCAGCGTCGGCAACCCAGCAACAGGCGTTCCTCGGGTCCTTCCTGGTGACCACACCGCTGATCCTGCTGTCGGGCTATGCCAGTCCAATCGACAATATGCCGGGCTGGCTGCAGGTCGTGACCTACGCCAATCCCGCCCGTTATTTCCTGGTCATCGTCCAGGGCCTGTTCCTCAAGGCGATGCCGGCCGCCGCGGTGTTCCATCAGCTCTGGCCGCTCGTCATCATCGCCTGCGTCACCTTGAGCGCGGCCGCGTGGCTGTTCCGCGCCCGGATGGAGTGA
- a CDS encoding TonB-dependent receptor yields MNTRFPRGPSRASMIVACLAAFLPSCGARAEDKDQRDVLVTGTRRPRPIENPPATTATVSADTIGDTINARNVEDTIKYLPSLIVRKRHIGDTQAPLATRTSGLGASARSLIYVDGALLSSLIGNNNTIASPRWGLVSPQEIERIDVLYGPFSAAYAGNSIGAVVNITTRLPDRLEGSVTAGTTIQKFGQYGTDRTLPAYQIGGTIGDRFGPLALFASIDHVTSDGQPLTYVTAATQPAGTTGGYADVNRTNMPIRVLGASGFEHQRQDRIKLKAALDITPGVRLTYVGALFLNRTDSTAESYISNAGGTTYTSAFSSGVYHADQRHWSHSLSASGSGDRFDWQVIGTLYDFDRDVQRIPTGTLPAAQNGGPGTITRLDGTGWKTIDAKGMWRSDPDATHTISFGAHADWFDINSNRFATTNWIDGGQGALNLQSKGKTRTAALWVQDAWKLLPAVTLTLGGRYEWWKAYDGMNFSLSPSIPIVRQPLLSAARFSPKASLAWNPDADWTVRFSFGQAYRFPTAGELYQIVTTPVAAVPNPNLKPENALSEELAVERHDERGSIRLSFFNESIRDALISQTGPLPVVPPQVGTFVQNIDRTRARGVEFAFQRADILPRVDLSGSVTYADATTRRDAALPAAVGKLLPSVPHWKASLVATWRPTDQIALTAAGRHAGRMYGSLDNTDVIGNTFQGFASYTVIDMRASFRVTPRWSIGLGVDNVGNEKYFLFHPFPQRSFSADATYMF; encoded by the coding sequence ATGAACACTCGATTTCCGCGCGGGCCGTCGCGCGCCTCCATGATCGTCGCCTGTCTGGCGGCTTTCCTGCCATCGTGCGGCGCGCGCGCCGAAGACAAGGACCAGCGCGACGTCCTGGTGACGGGTACCCGCCGGCCCAGGCCGATCGAGAATCCACCGGCGACGACGGCAACCGTCTCCGCCGATACGATCGGCGACACGATCAATGCCAGGAATGTCGAGGACACGATCAAATATCTGCCAAGCCTGATCGTCCGCAAACGCCATATCGGTGATACCCAGGCGCCACTCGCCACCCGCACTTCCGGCCTCGGTGCCAGCGCCCGCAGCCTGATCTATGTCGATGGCGCCCTGCTTTCGTCGCTGATCGGCAACAACAACACCATCGCCTCGCCACGCTGGGGTCTCGTCAGCCCGCAGGAGATCGAGCGGATCGATGTCCTCTACGGCCCCTTCTCGGCCGCCTATGCCGGCAACTCGATCGGTGCCGTGGTCAACATCACGACGCGCCTGCCGGACAGGCTTGAGGGCAGCGTGACAGCGGGCACGACCATTCAGAAGTTCGGGCAATATGGCACCGACCGGACACTCCCCGCCTATCAGATCGGCGGGACGATCGGCGACCGGTTCGGACCGCTCGCACTGTTTGCCAGCATCGATCACGTCACGAGCGATGGCCAGCCGCTGACCTATGTCACGGCCGCCACGCAGCCGGCCGGCACGACCGGCGGCTATGCCGACGTGAATCGCACGAACATGCCGATCCGCGTGCTCGGTGCCAGCGGCTTCGAACATCAGCGGCAGGATCGAATCAAGCTGAAGGCCGCGCTTGATATCACACCGGGCGTGCGCCTGACCTATGTCGGCGCCCTGTTTCTCAACAGGACCGACTCCACTGCCGAAAGCTATATCTCCAACGCAGGCGGCACGACCTATACCAGCGCCTTTTCAAGCGGCGTCTATCATGCGGACCAGCGCCATTGGTCGCACAGCCTCTCTGCAAGCGGCAGCGGCGACCGGTTCGACTGGCAGGTGATCGGCACCCTCTACGATTTCGATCGTGACGTGCAGCGCATCCCGACGGGAACGCTGCCCGCCGCCCAGAATGGCGGCCCGGGCACGATCACCCGGCTCGACGGCACCGGATGGAAGACGATCGACGCCAAGGGCATGTGGCGGTCCGATCCGGACGCGACCCACACCATCAGCTTCGGTGCGCATGCCGACTGGTTCGACATCAACAGCAACCGGTTCGCCACGACCAACTGGATCGATGGTGGTCAGGGCGCACTCAATCTCCAGTCGAAGGGCAAGACCCGCACCGCCGCGCTCTGGGTGCAAGACGCCTGGAAACTGCTGCCAGCGGTCACCCTGACGCTGGGCGGGCGCTATGAATGGTGGAAGGCTTATGATGGCATGAACTTCTCCTTGTCGCCGTCGATCCCCATCGTACGGCAACCTTTGCTGTCGGCCGCCAGATTCTCGCCCAAGGCCTCGCTTGCGTGGAATCCGGATGCCGACTGGACGGTCCGCTTCTCCTTCGGCCAAGCCTATCGCTTTCCGACGGCTGGCGAGCTCTACCAGATCGTGACGACGCCGGTGGCGGCGGTGCCCAATCCGAACCTGAAGCCGGAGAACGCACTTTCCGAAGAACTGGCGGTCGAGCGGCATGACGAGCGTGGCTCGATCCGCCTTTCCTTCTTCAACGAATCGATCAGGGACGCGCTGATCTCCCAGACTGGCCCGCTGCCGGTGGTGCCCCCACAGGTCGGCACCTTTGTCCAGAATATCGACCGAACCCGTGCACGGGGTGTCGAATTCGCGTTCCAGCGCGCCGATATCCTGCCTCGCGTCGATCTCTCGGGGAGTGTCACCTATGCCGACGCCACGACCCGCCGGGATGCGGCACTGCCCGCCGCGGTCGGCAAGCTCCTGCCTTCGGTACCGCACTGGAAAGCGTCGCTGGTGGCGACATGGCGCCCGACCGACCAGATCGCCCTCACCGCGGCCGGGCGCCATGCCGGCCGGATGTACGGATCGCTCGATAACACGGACGTGATCGGCAACACCTTCCAGGGCTTTGCCAGCTATACCGTCATCGATATGCGCGCCAGCTTCAGGGTGACCCCGCGCTGGTCGATCGGCCTCGGGGTCGACAATGTCGGGAACGAGAAATATTTTCTCTTCCACCCCTTCCCGCAACGCTCCTTCTCGGCTGACGCGACCTATATGTTCTGA
- a CDS encoding HlyD family efflux transporter periplasmic adaptor subunit, which yields MNRRIIVLIVVAVALVIAGIATRGFGIFPRAGEGELTLHGNVDIREVDMAFRVGGRISGIAVEEGAKVRQGQPLATLDTATLDSRIGQADAQLAQSQAQLAKLRNGNRSQDIAQARARVAAAQAVMENSERDYRRREPLVGPGAISHDVWDKTVADRDRARAQLAEARQGLSLLAAGSRIEDIDAARAQVQAAAEARRNAATDLSDTRLVAATAGTVVTRAREPGAIVQPGETVLTLSIDRPLRVRAYIDETALSRISPGMAVQVTADGNPRTYRGTIGYISPRSEFTPKSVETESLRTDLVYRLRVIVTDPDDALRQGQPVTVRVPGARPAHRN from the coding sequence ATGAACCGCCGCATCATCGTGTTGATCGTCGTTGCCGTCGCCCTTGTCATCGCCGGCATCGCGACCCGAGGCTTCGGTATCTTCCCGCGCGCCGGGGAGGGTGAGCTGACCCTGCACGGCAATGTCGATATCCGCGAGGTCGACATGGCCTTTCGTGTCGGCGGGCGGATCAGCGGTATCGCGGTGGAGGAGGGGGCAAAGGTTCGCCAGGGCCAGCCGCTTGCCACGCTCGACACCGCGACGCTCGACAGCCGGATCGGCCAGGCGGACGCCCAGCTCGCCCAGTCCCAGGCGCAGCTCGCCAAGCTACGCAACGGCAACCGCAGCCAGGATATCGCCCAGGCTCGCGCTCGTGTCGCCGCGGCGCAGGCAGTGATGGAGAATAGCGAGCGGGATTATCGCCGCCGCGAGCCGCTGGTCGGTCCCGGCGCGATCAGCCATGATGTCTGGGACAAGACCGTCGCCGACCGTGACCGCGCCCGCGCTCAGCTTGCCGAGGCTCGGCAGGGCCTGTCGCTGCTCGCGGCGGGATCGCGCATTGAGGATATCGACGCGGCCAGGGCGCAGGTCCAGGCGGCGGCCGAGGCGCGGCGCAATGCGGCGACGGACCTGTCGGACACACGGCTGGTCGCGGCAACGGCCGGGACGGTGGTGACCCGCGCACGAGAGCCGGGTGCGATCGTCCAGCCCGGCGAGACGGTGCTGACCCTGTCGATCGACCGGCCGCTGCGGGTGCGTGCCTATATCGATGAAACGGCACTTAGCCGGATCAGCCCCGGCATGGCGGTGCAGGTTACCGCTGACGGCAACCCCCGGACCTATCGCGGCACGATCGGGTATATTTCGCCGCGATCGGAATTCACGCCCAAGTCGGTCGAGACCGAGAGCCTGCGAACCGACCTGGTCTATCGCCTGCGCGTCATCGTGACCGATCCCGACGACGCGCTGCGCCAGGGCCAGCCGGTCACGGTGCGCGTGCCCGGCGCCCGCCCGGCGCATCGGAACTAG
- a CDS encoding ABC transporter permease, producing the protein MSKAGIRFDPRRLAALVRKEGTQIMRDPSTFLIAFVLPLILLFLFGYAVSLDTPRTRIALVLEDSSAPALDLAQAYRNSPYFDVAMARSVADVRGMMVDGAVRAIIVIPQDFGKGATRGKAPPIQIITDGSQPNTASFAAAYGEGVRASWAAAEGPDGGASQVAPPIGVNPRYWYNPGLRSRFFLVPGSIAIVMTMIGTLLTALVVAREWERGTMEAMMATPISMAEFIASKVIPYFLLGLASMALCSVLAVVAFGVPFRGSVVALFAIASAFLMPALGLGLFISSATKNQFVASQVALLAAFLPTFLLSGFLFEIASMPWPIRLITYAVPARYLIPSLQTVFLAGDLWALILPNIAIMLGFGALFFFLSFRATRRSLD; encoded by the coding sequence ATGAGCAAGGCGGGCATCCGCTTCGACCCGCGCCGGCTGGCGGCGCTGGTGCGCAAGGAGGGCACGCAGATCATGCGCGATCCCTCCACCTTCCTGATCGCCTTCGTCCTGCCGCTGATCCTGCTGTTCCTGTTCGGCTATGCGGTGTCGCTCGACACGCCGCGCACCCGCATCGCGCTTGTGCTGGAGGACAGCAGCGCGCCGGCCCTGGATCTTGCCCAGGCCTATCGGAACTCGCCCTATTTCGATGTGGCCATGGCAAGGTCGGTGGCTGACGTACGCGGCATGATGGTCGATGGCGCTGTCCGCGCGATCATCGTCATCCCGCAGGATTTCGGGAAAGGCGCGACACGCGGCAAGGCGCCCCCGATCCAGATCATCACTGACGGGTCCCAGCCCAACACCGCCAGTTTCGCGGCCGCCTATGGCGAGGGCGTGCGGGCGAGCTGGGCCGCCGCGGAGGGACCGGATGGAGGAGCGAGCCAGGTGGCGCCGCCGATCGGCGTCAACCCACGCTATTGGTACAATCCCGGCCTGCGCAGCCGTTTCTTCCTCGTTCCCGGTTCCATCGCGATCGTGATGACGATGATCGGAACCTTGCTGACCGCGCTGGTCGTCGCGCGCGAATGGGAACGCGGCACGATGGAGGCGATGATGGCGACGCCGATCAGCATGGCCGAGTTCATCGCCAGCAAGGTCATTCCCTATTTCCTGCTAGGCCTTGCCTCAATGGCGCTGTGCAGCGTGCTCGCGGTGGTCGCGTTCGGCGTGCCGTTTCGTGGATCGGTGGTCGCGCTGTTCGCGATCGCCTCGGCTTTCCTGATGCCGGCCCTGGGGCTCGGCCTGTTCATCTCGTCAGCCACCAAGAACCAGTTCGTGGCGAGCCAGGTCGCGCTGCTCGCCGCCTTCCTGCCTACCTTCCTGCTCTCCGGCTTCCTGTTCGAGATCGCGTCCATGCCCTGGCCGATCCGGCTCATCACCTATGCAGTGCCGGCGCGGTATCTGATCCCGTCGCTCCAGACGGTGTTCCTGGCGGGTGACCTATGGGCGCTGATCCTGCCGAACATCGCGATCATGCTCGGTTTCGGGGCGCTGTTCTTCTTCCTCAGCTTCCGGGCCACGCGCAGGAGTCTCGACTGA